The genome window GTGCCACGCAGATAACTGTCGAAACCGGGAAGAGTGTTCGCGGCAGGCAGATTTTCCAGGACGTCTTTCCAAAAGATAGGCTCCAGAAGAATGCCCTCCGGAGTCATGCGCTTCATGAGCTTATCAAATGGCGCGCCTTTCAACAGCTTTTCGGCAGCTTCCCGCCACTCTTGTTTCGTTGGTGCGGTGAACTCCTTAAGGAGTCCGGCATTGTCGTTTGATGCCTTTTTCATCATTATTCAGGTAAATTCTGGTTTTCTTTATGGCGATTGGAGAAAACTTTGTCAATAAGATAAATTAATATAAAAATGTATTGACGTAAGCATATCTTATCTCAAATATGGCGACTAACCTGAGAAAATTATGATAACAAAAATTGATCATCTCGGCATCGCCGTAAAAAATCTGGATGAAAGCATTGCCTATTATGAGAGCGCTTTGGGCCTCCACTGTCACGGTCGTGAAGAGGTCGCTTCCCAAAAAGTAAAGACTGCTTTTTTTGAAGCAGGTGAGGTCCATCTTGAACTTCTTGAGCCGACTTCGGACGAAAGTCCGATCGCCAAGTTTTTGGAAAAAAACGGCGAAGGCATTCACCACATCGCATTTGCGGTGGAAGATATTGAAGACCAATTAAAGAAAGCATCTGAAGCGGGAGTACGCCTGATACATGAGGTGCCCTTCGAAGGTGCTGCTGATAAGCTGGTCGCATTTTTACATCCCAAATCCACTCACGGGGTGCTGACTGAATTTTGCATGCCTAAACAATAAAGGCTCTGCTATAACTGCAACAGGAGAATACCATGGCAATAAACCCTAAATTACTCGAAGAGTTGAAAGAGCGGCGTGCAA of Coraliomargarita sinensis contains these proteins:
- the mce gene encoding methylmalonyl-CoA epimerase; the protein is MITKIDHLGIAVKNLDESIAYYESALGLHCHGREEVASQKVKTAFFEAGEVHLELLEPTSDESPIAKFLEKNGEGIHHIAFAVEDIEDQLKKASEAGVRLIHEVPFEGAADKLVAFLHPKSTHGVLTEFCMPKQ